CTCAGTTGCAGGACCCGCTGCGCCACCAGGGGCGCCAGATTGCTGCCCGTCGGGTTGTGGTAGAAGCTGTTGATGAACAGGGCTCGCGGTTTTTTCTCGAGCAGCAATGCCTCGAGCACTTCAAGATCAGGACCGCGGGGGGTGCGCGGCACTTCGAGCATCGAGACGCCCTGCAACCGGAGCAGCTCGAACAACTGGGAATAACCGGGGCTTTCGACCACAACGCAATCGCCTGGCTTGAACAGCGTCCGCGCGATCAGATCGAGCCCCTGGCTGGCCCCCGCCGTGGTCATGATTTGCTGGTCTTGCGCGGCGATATCGAGCAGGCCCAGGCGTTTGCTGATCTGCCCTCGCAGTGCAGGCAGGCCCAGCGACGTGCTGTAGTTGAACAGGCTGGCCATGTCGGTTCGACTGACCTCGCGAATCGCGTAAGTCAGGTCATCCGTCTCACGCCAGCTCTCCGGCAGGCCGCCGCCCCCCAGCTTCAATTCGGCGGCCGCGACGACGGGCTGCGACTCCACCCCCTCGAACCAGAGTGCATCGGTGGCGGTCATCAGCGGCGCGGCGACGACAAAGCCAGTACCGTGACGCGACGCCAGCACGCCTTGCGCCACCAGCCGATCACACGCCTCGACCACGCTGGACTGGCTGAGCAGGTTGGTACGCGCAATTTGCCGGGCGGAGGGCAGGCGCGTTCCCGGTTCTATGTCGCCCTGACGCAACCAGTACGCCAGCGCATCGACAATTTGTTGCACGACGGGCACCAGGGCCTGTCGATCTATTCTCAATTCCATGAGCAAGCAAACTCCTGTTCGTTTGACCGAAACAGTTAATCACAGGCGTGCTCGATGGGATGTGCGACAACGCCGCCAAAATCTGCGGTTCTAACTGTTTGAAACAAAAATGCCGGGGATGGCGAAGAGAACATCGACTGTGGGAGCGAGCCTGCTCGCGATGGCAGTGGGTCAGTTGGCATCAATGTTTCATGCACTGAACCCATCGCGAGCAGGCTCGCTCCCACAGGGGGAGGAAGGGAAATAGCGAGAAATCAGAACGCCGTTACGCCCCCGTCCACCGCCAGCGAATGGCCGGTGGTGAAGGCGGCGCCATCGCTGCACAGGTACAGCACGGCACTGGCGATTTCCTCGACCTTGCCGATGCGGCCGACCGGGTGCATGGCGTTGGCGAATTCAGCCTTTTTCGGGTCGGCTTCATAGGCCCGGCGGAACATATCGGTGTCGATCACGGCGGGGCATACGGCATTGACGCGGATTTTCTTCTTGGCGTACTCGATGGCGGCCGATTTGGTCAGGCCGATCACCGCGTGCTTGGACGCCGCATAAATGCTCATCTTCGGCGCGGCCCCCAGGCCTGCCACCGAAGCGG
This DNA window, taken from Pseudomonas sp. MYb118, encodes the following:
- a CDS encoding PLP-dependent aminotransferase family protein, whose protein sequence is MELRIDRQALVPVVQQIVDALAYWLRQGDIEPGTRLPSARQIARTNLLSQSSVVEACDRLVAQGVLASRHGTGFVVAAPLMTATDALWFEGVESQPVVAAAELKLGGGGLPESWRETDDLTYAIREVSRTDMASLFNYSTSLGLPALRGQISKRLGLLDIAAQDQQIMTTAGASQGLDLIARTLFKPGDCVVVESPGYSQLFELLRLQGVSMLEVPRTPRGPDLEVLEALLLEKKPRALFINSFYHNPTGSNLAPLVAQRVLQLSKRHGVQVIEDDVYADLHSGPGTRLAALDDQVIYVGSFSKTLSSSLRVGFVMAGADVISRLAEVKRVSSLGASGFCEAVLARLLASGAYRKLVLRLRQRLRHDREAALQALEDAEWEVFGKPVGGLFIWARPRQSDYAQLRIQARRFGVRLSSSTAFSPTGQASDWQRINVACACDPRARAFFQATASDRPQAF